In Zingiber officinale cultivar Zhangliang chromosome 3B, Zo_v1.1, whole genome shotgun sequence, a single window of DNA contains:
- the LOC122055052 gene encoding zinc finger MYM-type protein 1-like: protein MPPIRKQLSGAEKRKKKQKEETLIQSQAGSLNKYFTSSQKAEQIELVEQMNQDDTDNKLNDQEHSELNELHNKDPKESENDKGEASMPKNDSDEDINQEILFPLNVDEPGNWDKIPNIRDFLVERGPKRDDGILFPLDNTGRHFNPSHYKRQLSNGEKSDRRWLVYSISMDKVFCFCCKLFKTQRTTMKLGHLVDEGYKYWKNISRCLSLHETSRDHIDCMTSWIELETRLRKKKTIDENMQVAINKEREHWKQVLKRIIAVVQRIAKNNLALRGDDEKLYVENNGIFLQLIEMIAEFDPIMEEHLRRVQEKQIHYTYLGPKIQNELIQMLAAEVRNSIVAKIKHAKYFTVILDCTPDASHEEQMSLVIRCVDDSENAIAIEEFWIGFLKVNETSGLGLFTELKNILSNLELDIDNIRGQGYDNGSNMKGKHKGVQSRLLEINPRAFYTPCGCHSLNLTLCDMVKCCPKAMSFFGVIQRIYSLFSSSTKRWQIFKDHVQGLTVKPLSQTRWESLVESVKSIKDQTSKIPDALIDLANISDDSKIKSEAEGLASFELENFEFVSGMVIWYKLLYEINIVSKFLQAKNMDIVMAIRQLKGLISSLQEFRESGFDQALIEAEHIASEMGIEPIFREKRIIRRKRQFDEINREEVAQSPKESFRVNYFLFIIDQALSSLQTRFEQFQKYGCICRKEFFQVEIDQNLSPINYVTRKTKWLGYVIYREKSG from the exons CAATTGTCTGGAGcagaaaaaaggaagaaaaaacaaaaggaagaaacTTTAATTCAAAGCCAAGCAGGAAGTCTTAATAAGTATTTCACTAGCAGCCAAAAAGCAGAGCAAATAGAATTAGTAGAACAAATGAATCAGGATGACACTGATAATAAGTTGAATGATCAAGAACATAGTGAATTGAATGAACTTCACAATAAAGATCCAAAAGAATCTGAAAATGATAAAGGTGAAGCCAGTATGCCTAAAAATGACAGTGATGAAGACATAAATCAAGAGATCTTGTTTCCTTTAAATGTTGATGAACCAGGAAATTGGGACAAAATTCCAAATATTAGGGACTTTCTAGTTGAAAGAGGTCCTAAAAGAGATGATGGtattttgtttcctcttgatAATACCGGAAGACACTTCAAtccatcacattataagaggcaGTTGTCAAATGGTGAGAAAAGTGATAGAAGATGGTTAGTGTATTCTATTTCAATGGACAAggtcttctgtttctgttgcaaaTTATTCAAGACTCAAAGAACCACAATGAAACTTGGTCATCTAGTTGATGAAGGATACAAATATTGGAAGAATATCAGTCGATGTCTCAGTCTTCATGAAACTAGTAGAGATCATATTGATTGCATGACTAGTTGGATCGAATTAGAAACAAGACTTCGAAAGAAAAAAACAATTGATGAAAATATGCAAGTAGCAATTAACAAAGAGAGAGAACATTGGAAACAAGTATTGAAAAGAATAATTGCAGTTGTGCAAAGAATTGCAAAAAATAATTTGGCACTCCGGGGAGATGATGAGAAGCTTTATGTTGAGAATAATGGAATCTTTTTGCAGCTAattgaaatgattgctgaatTTGATCCAATAATGGAGGAACACCTTCGGCGTGTTCAAGAAAAACAGATTCATTACACTTATCTTGGGCCCAAAATCCAAAATGAATTGATACAGATGTTGGCGGCTGAAGTAAGAAATTCAATTGTTGCAAAAATTAAACATGCAAAGTATTTCACTGTCATACTTGATTGTACTCCAGATGCAAGTCACGAGGAGCAGATGTCCCTTGTAATTAGATGTGTGGATGATTCAGAAAATGCAATAGCGATTGAAGAATTTTGGATaggatttttaaaagttaatgaAACTTCAGGGCTTGGGCTTTTTACAgagcttaaaaatattttgagcaATCTCGAACTTGACATTGATAATATAAGAGGTCAAGGATATGACAACGGATCTAATATGAAAGGAAAGCACAAGGGTGTACAAAGTAGATTACTTGAAATTAATCCTAGAGCTTTCTACACTCCATGTGGATGTCATAGTCTTAATCTCACATtatgtgatatggtgaaatgttgTCCTAAAGCAATGTCTTTTTTCGGTGTTATACAACGCATATATTCGTTATTCTCTTCTTCTACCAAGCGGTGGCAAATCTTCAAAGATCATGTGCAAGGTCTTACAGTCAAGCCATTATCACAAACACGATGGGAAAGCCTTGTTGAAAGTGTGAAGTCCATAAAAGATCAAACTTCAAAAATACCAGATGCTTTAATTGATTTAGCAAACATTTCTGATGACTCAAAAATAAAGAGCGAAGCTGAGGGTTTGGCATCATTCGAACTTGAGAATTTTGAATTTGTGTCTGGAATGGTAAtttggtacaagttgttatatgagaTTAACATTGTTAGTAAGTTTCTCCAAGCAAAGAATATGGATATTGTTATGGCTATTAGACAATTAAAGGGACTTATTTCTTCTCTCCAAGAATTTAGAGAATCTGGATTTGATCAAGCATTGATCGAAGCTGAACATATTGCAAGTGAAATGGGAATTGAACCTATTTTTCGTGAAAAACGCATCATTCGAAGAAAGAGACAATTTGATGAAATCAACAGGGAAGAGGTAGCCCAGTCTCCTAAAGAATCTTTTCGAGTTAATTACTTCTTATTTATAATTGATCAAGCACTTTCTTCACTTCAAACTCGGTTTGaacaatttcaaaaatatg GTTGCATCTGCCGAAAGGAGTTTTTCCAAGTTGAAATTGATCAAAACTTATCTCCGATCAACTATGTCACAAGAAAGACTAAATGGCTTGGCTATGTTATCTATCGAGAAAAAAGTGGTTGA